The following proteins are encoded in a genomic region of Magnolia sinica isolate HGM2019 chromosome 1, MsV1, whole genome shotgun sequence:
- the LOC131241021 gene encoding probable terpene synthase 2, producing MRVNAKGSVQEMDLIDDIQRLAIAYHFEKEIDEALHRMYDEYTNVHYDDLYEVALRFRLLRQGGYNVSSDVFNKFKGEDGNFKAILSSDVKGLLSLYEAAYLRIQGEDILDEAIVFTSGLLKRIVAHHHDHPLDAKVRRALELPLHKRIPRLEARYFISLYQEDKSHNDVLLELAILDFNLLQSLHQRELRDLSRWEVEAAEGLPEYMKACYLALLNTVNEIEGQMMPDEKHYRTNWIKSEMKVLVQAYLDEARWMSSKYMPTLKEHLDVSLVSAGYIFVFGVACVGMGEEATKKVFDWMTAHPKFVMDLSVIARIGDDIAGHEFEQERDHVASTVECYMKEHGVSKKEACISLQE from the exons ATGCGGGTAAACGCTAAGGGGTCGGTGCAAGAAATGGATCTGATCGATGATATCCAACGGCTTGCAATAGCGTATCACTTTGAAAAGGAGATCGACGAGGCATTACACCGTATGTATGATGAATATACAAATgttcattatgatgatttatATGAAGTTGCCCTACGATTCCGACTACTAAGGCAAGGCGGCTACAATGTGTCTTCTG ATGTTTTCAACAAGTTTAAAGGTGAGGATGGAAACTTCAAAGCAATCCTTAGCAGTGATGTGAAGGGTCTTTTAAGCTTATATGAAGCTGCATACTTAAGAATACAAGGAGAAGATATATTGGATGAGGCTATTGTTTTCACTAGTGGTCTCCTTAAGAggatcgtggcccaccatcatgatcatcCTCTTGATGCAAAGGTACGGAGGGCCTTAGAGCTTCCCTTACACAAGCGCATTCCAAGGCTGGAGGCAAGGTACTTTATCTCGCTCTATCAAGAAGACAAGTCTCACAATGACGTGTTGCTAGAGCTTGCAATTTTGGATTTTAATCTTCTACAGTCATTGCACCAAAGAGAGTTGAGGGATCTCTCAAG GTGGGAAGTTGAGGCCGCAGAAGGGCTCCCAGAGTACATGAAGGCTTGCTATCTTGCGCTACTGAATACCGTCAATGAAATAGAGGGTCAGATGATGCCGGATGAAAAACATTACCGTACAAACTGGATAAAAAGTGAA ATGAAGGTGCTGGTCCAGGCCTACTTGGATGAAGCAAGATGGATGAGCAGTAAATACATGCCTACATTAAAAGAGCATCTTGATGTCTCACTAGTTAGCGCCGGTTACATATTTGTCTTTGGCGTTGCTTGTGTTGGCATGGGAGAAGAGGCCACTAAAAAGGTTTTCGATTGGATGACTGCCCATCCGAAATTCGTTATGGATTTATCGGTTATAGCCCGGATCGGAGATGACATTGCAGGCCACGAG TTCGAGCAAGAAAGGGATCATGTTGCTTCAACCGTTGAGTGCTACATGAAGGAGCATGGCGTATCAAAGAAAGAAGCATGTATCAGTCTTCAAGAATGA
- the LOC131231650 gene encoding probable serine/threonine-protein kinase PBL23, with translation MASYMGRGDPLNGSVYVCNLPPGTAESMLAEFFWHHRVAKGTFFKESSGSLSSLSERFSDGQVIYRDFKASNVLLDKEFKPKLSDFVLAREGPSTGHTHVSTVCGEWGSGIPL, from the exons ATGGCAAGTTATATGGGAAGAGGAGACCCTTTAAATGGTTCTGTGTACGTCTGTAACTTACCTCCTGGAACTGCTGAGAGTATGCTGGCTGAATTTTTTTGGCACCATAGGGTTGCTAAAG GCACATTTTTTAAAGAAAGCTCAGGGTCTTTGTCTTCTCTCTCCGAAAGGTTCTCTGATGGGCAG GTAATATATCGAGATTTCAAGGCATCTAATGTTCTGTTAGATAAGGAGTTTAAGCCCAAGCTGTCGGACTTTGTACTAGCCAGGGAGGGACCATCTACGGGGCACACTCATGTGTCCACAGTG TGTGGTGAATGGGGCTCTGGAATACCTTTATAA